The following is a genomic window from Amycolatopsis cihanbeyliensis.
TTCCCGGATTCCCATCGTCACGCCGAGTGCGGCGAGCACCGCCAGCACCGCGAATCCGGGCGCGAGCAGGATCAGGGCACGGGACCCGTTGGTCGTGTCGTCCAGAAAACCTTGCCGCGCGGCGTTGATCGCCTCGGCCAGGTGGCCGTCGAGGCGGGAGAACGCCGCCGCCGCGCTCTGCTCGTCCGCGCCGTCCAGCGCGAGTTCCACCGCCCGGTCATGGTCACCGGACCGGTCGAGCGAACGAACCTCGGTGTGCGCGCGCAGCCAGGCGGTCGCGTCGTTCGCCGCGGCGGCCGCGGACTCGGCTGCCGGCTCGCCCGCGGTCAGGTTCTTCGCGCGCCCCAGCATCCCGCCCTCGCCCTCCGGCCCGGCGAGCTCGGCGGTCAGCTGCACGAACTCCTTCTCGTACTCCTCGCCGCCGCCCCTGGCCACCAGGGTCAGGGTTTCGTCGGCCCGCGCCTTCAACGCGGTGATCCTTGCCTGCACCAACTGGTCCATCTGCTCGGTGCTGTCCCTGCCGGCGGACACCAGCACGCTCTGCACGATCAGCGCCGCCGCGGTCCACAGAACCGCCACCCCGACCGCGATCGTGGCGACCACCAGCCCGATGTTGAACACCCGGTTGGTAATGCGCTTCAGGTACACCTGCGCCGCGATCAGCGCACCGAGCAAGGCCAGCACGAGTAACGCCGTCAGCCACGGAAACCCGCTGGCGTCGTCCTGCTCCTCGGCCAGCCGCTGGGTGTCGATCTGGTACAGCTCCTCGGCCGCGGGCAGCAGGGTGGAGCGCATCAGGTGGGATGCCTCACGCAGGTAGGAAGCGCCCACCGGAAAGCCCTGCAGGTTGTTCGCCCGCGCCTGCTCCACCAGTCCGGTGTAGACCGGCAACTGTTGGCTGAGGATGTCGACCTGGGTGGCCGCGTCGCCGACCCCCGCGGAGTCGGAGGCCGCCTTGGCCAGCGCGGCACCGGCCTTGGCGATATCCAACTCGTACCGTTCCCGCAGTTGCCGTGGCTCGCCCCCGGTGAACAGGAAGGAACTGGCCGCGGTGGCGTCGGCGTCGGAGAGCGAGCGGAACACCTCCTGCGCCGCGGCCGCGAGCGGCTCCCTGTGCTCGACCAACCCGTCGATGGCGCCCTTGCGGTCCTGCATGGCGATGGTGCCGAACACCCCGGTCAGCAGGGCGAGCACGACCAGTCCCACGGCGATCAGGGACAGCCTGCCCGGGGTGCGGCGCGTGGCTCGGACGATCCTGCGTGCGGCGCCCGCGGGCAACTCGGCAAGGCCTGCCAGCCCGGACCGGGGCTGCGCGGGCGCCCCGTTGCCGCCCGGCCCCGCGGTGCCTGCGGCCTGCGCCCCGTGCTCCCCGGCAGCGCGGGTCGCGGTGCTCGTCATCGTGTCTGCCCTCCGCCCAGTCGCGAGACTCGCATGACGGTAGCCGAGTCCGCATCGGGACACGCGGTTAGCCGGGTGGTCGGCTGGATATTCTCCCCGGCCGATGCATCGGTTCGGTCAAGAACCGGACAGATCGTTGCGATACGCATACCGCACGGCCTCGGCCCGGTTACGAACCCCGATCTTGGCGAAGGCGTTGTTGATGTGCGTCTTGACCGTGGTTTCGCCGATGAACAGCCGGCCGGCGATCTCGGCATTGCTCAACCCGGCACCGATCAGCCCGAGTACCTCGGCCTCGCGGGCGGTGAGACCGTCCGGCGGCACGCGGTCGCCCGCGGGTGGGTCCAGCGCGGCGACGAGCCGGCTGGAGACATCCGCGGCGAAGGTGGACTGCCCGGCCGCGGCCGAGTGCAGTGCCGCGGTGATCTCGGTCCGGCCCGCGTCTTTGGTCAGGTAGCCGCGCGCGCCCGCGCGCAGCGCGCCGGCGATCGAGTCGTCATCGGAGTAGGTGGTCAGCACGACGACCGCGGTTTCCGGGTGGTCGCGGCTGATCCGCTCGGTCGCGGCCACCCCGTCGAGCCCCGGCATCCGCAGATCCATCAGCACCACATCGACCCGGTCGCGGACGAGCGCCTCCAGCGCGGCGGCACCGTCCCCCGCGGCGCCGGTCACCTCGACGCCCTCGACCAGGCCGAGCAGCGCGACCAGCCCCTCCCGGATCACCTGCTGGTCGTCCACGACGAGCACCCTGATCGGTTCAGCCATCCGGCACCTCCGCGCTCACCCGCCAGTCCCGCCCCTCGCTGCCCGCGGTCAGGGTGCCACCGGCGAGCGCGATCCGCTCGCGTAGCCCGGTCAGCCCGAACCCCGGCGCGCGTGCCGGCCGGGCACCGGTGCGCTCGTTCACCACGCGCAGGCTCACCCGACCGGCGCCGAAACCCAGCACCATGGTGACCGCCGCGCCCGGCGCGTGCCGCGCGGCGTTGGTGAGTGCCTCCCGCGCGCCCGCGGAAAGTGAGACGGCGGTGGCCGAGGACACCGCGCGTGGCACCCCGTCGGTACGGAAGTCCACCGGCGTGCCGTGATCCCTGCGGTGCCTCGCGGCGAGTTCGGCCAGCGCCTCGGTCAGCGCGGGCACGTCCCTGCGCAGCGCGGCAACGGCGTTCCTCGCCTCGGCGAGCCCGTCCGAGGCGAGCCGCCGCGCCCGCCGCACCGTACCCAGCGAACCGTCCACATCGGACTTCTCGGCAAGTTGCGCCTCGGCGAGCTCGAGCTGGACGCCGAGGGCACCGAGGGAGTGCGCCAGCACGTCGTGGATCTCCCGCGCGATCCGGGTGCGCTCGTCCAGCGCGGCGGCGCGGGCATGTTCCGCCTGCGCCAGCCGGGTCTGCTCGAGCAGTTGCTCGGCCTGCCTCGCCCGCACCCGGTACTGCCGCTGGTGCAGCCCGAACAGCATGAACAGCAACAGCACCACGGGGGTGCCCAGCACCTTGTCGGCGGGGAGCCCGGCCAGCACGCCGGAGGCCGTGGCGAGGACGGTGCCACCCGTCCCGGTCAGCACGATCGTGGTGACGCCGGGCGCCTCGAGCGCGGCGAACCGGCCGAGCGCGATCGCCCCGAGGATGGCCGGGGTCATGTCATCGGCGGGCCCGGTGGCCAGGGTGGGCAGGGCCGCGGCCACCCCCAGCATGGCCGCGGCGAACCGGGGTGCCCTGGACCCGGCGAGCACGAACACGGTCCAGCAGGCGGCGCAGGCGCCATAGCAGGCCCAGATCCACGGCTCGTCCTCGCGGGCGGTGAGCAGCGTCGCCGCGAGGAACACCGTGCCGAACAGCTGCACGACCAGCCATCCCGGCGCGAGGTTGTCCGGTAGCCGCCACCGGCGCTTCGCTTCGGTCATCTCCCGATTTCAGCGCACGATCGAACCGGCCCGCTCACCGGCCGGACAGGCTGGTGATGACCTCGACGAGGAGCAGGCGGTAGGCCAGGAAACCCAGCAACAGCACCACGCCGATCCCGATCAGCAGGAGCAGCGGCCGGCCGCCGGTGCGCTTGTCGTCCTTGTCCATGGCGAGAACGCTAGGCGGCGAGCCGGGTGGAGTAGGACCACTCAGGGGTGGAGCTGGGGATGGAGATGGGGGTGGAACAGACGGTGCCCGCCACCTCAGCGAGGTGGCGGGCACCGGGGAAAAACGTCTGGGGGTCAGCCTCAGATGACGCTGACCGAGGTGGCCTGCGGGCCCTTCTGGCCCTGGCCGATCTCGAACTCAACGCGGGCGTTCTCCTCCAGGGTCCGGAAGCCGTTGCCCTTGATCTCCGAGTAGTGCACGAAGACGTCCCCGTCGCCCTGGTCGGGGGTGATGAAACCGAAGCCCTTCTCGGAGTTGAACCACTTAACGGTGCCCTGCGTCATGAAAATCTCCTGTGTGACAAAAAATAAGGACGACACCGGCCGTAACCGAATGTCCTACACAGTCAAGCACACCCGGGCGCTGAACGCCAATGGATGCCAGCCGAACGTGTGTGTGATAACTATCCTGAACCCCTCGCGAGCCGCCCTGACCAGCAGAGAGACCCCTACTTGGATACGTCGACGGAACTCGTCGAATTACTTACGAACGAGCCGGAAATGCGCCCAGTCACTACAATACGATTATTACCGTGGGCGCTGCTGATGCTCCGATCTACCGAGCGGCTGACCGCGAAACGAGGTGCGCCGAGAACGGTACCCGATCGGCAGGCCACACGCCATGGGGCGCGCGGCCCCCTCGATGTGAGACCGGGGTCACAGCGCGCGCCGGTGCGTTAGCTTGCCTCCATGCAGCCCTCCTACCCGCACTGGGAAACCGTGCCCACCCGGTGGAAGGACAACGATGTCTACGGGCACATGAACAACGCCGTGCACTACTCGATCATGGACACGGTCATCAACACCTGGCTGATCCGCGAGGGTGGCCTGGACATCCACGACGGGGACACGATCGGCCTGTGTGTCGAGTCGCGCTGCAACTACCACGCCGCGACGGCCTTCCCCGAGTCGCTGGCGGTAGGGCTGCGGGTCGGCAAGCTCGGCGGGTCCAGCGTGCGGTACGAGGTCGGCATCCACCGGCAGGACCGGGAGACCGTGGTCGCCGAGGGGCACTTCGTGCACGTGTTCGTGGACAGGGAGACCCGCAGGCCACGCCCGATCAGCGGGCGGCTGCGCGACTCGCTGGCAGCGCTGCTGGTGGAACCCGGGTGAGTGAGCCGTCCCACGCCTGCATCAGCTCGGCGTAGCGCGGCGAGGAGACCAGCAGTTCACCGTGCCCGCCGAGCAGGGTGTCCCGGCCGTCCATCACCAGCACCCGGTCGGCCCGCAGCGCGGAACTGAGCCGGTGCGCGATCACCACGAGCACCCCGCCCCGCTCGGCGAAAGCCCGCTCGACCCTGGCCTCGGCCGCGGCGTCCAGGTTGGCGGTGGCCTCGTCCAGCACGATCACCTCGGCCGGGCTCGCGTAGAGCCTGGCCAGCGCGAGCAGTTGCACCTCGCCGGTGGACAGCCCCTCGCCACCGTGCGCGACCGAGCCGTTCAGCCCGCCGAGCCGCTCCACCAACCGGCCCGCGCCGACCGCCTCGGCCGCCGCGAGCAGGTGGGACTCACTGGCCGACGGCGCGAAGAGGGAAAGGTTCTCCCGCACCGTGCCGGCGAAGACATAGGACTCCTGCGGGGTCAGCGCGATCAACCGGTGCCGCGAGTCCGGCCGGATCTCGCGCACCGGCACCCCGCCCAGCCGTACCTCCCCCCGCTCCGGGGCGAGCATCCCGGTGACCAGCCCGGCCAGGGTCGACTTGCCGATACCGCTCGGCCCGACCACGGCCAGGTGGTCGCCGGGGGAAAGGTCGAGGTCGAGGTCCGCGACGATGGGTTCGGCGTGCGCGCCCCACCCGAAGGTCAGCCCGCGCGCGACCAGCTCGCGACCGTCCGGGACCCGGGTACCGGCCTCCGGTACGGCGCCCGCGCCCGCACCGGCCTCACCCAGCCGACGCAACGCGACCAGCAGCCGCAGCACCACGGTGCTCGCGGTGGAGGCGAGCCCCTGCAGCGCGGGTTGCATGGTGCTGGCCAGGTAGACGAGCGAGCCGAGCGCGGCACCCGCGGTGAGCTGCCCGGCCGCGACCATGCCCGGCGCCATGACCAGCACCAGTACCAGGGGCAGGAAGGCACCGATCGCGATGACCAGGGTGCGCATCGCGGTCGCCACCGCCATCCGGACCTTCGCCGTGGCCTGCGCGTCGATCCGGGCGTCCACGGCGGCGATCGCGGTGGGCTCGGCCCCGCAGGCGACCACGTCGCGCAGGCCGGCGAGTACCTCGCCCGCGGACTCGGCGGTCCGCTCGTCGGCAATGGCGAGTGCCCGCTGCCTGCCGGCCAGGGTCGGCAGCAGGCAGGCGAAGAGCACCATCGAGGCCACCACCGGGACCGCGACCACCCAGGCGAGTGTCCCGGCCACGGTGAACAGCCCGGCGAGCGCGCTCACCGTGGTCACCACCATGCCCCGCGCCTGCACCAGCAGGCCGGCGGTGGCGTCCCGGATCACCTCGATGTGCTGGGTGATCCGGGCGACCCCGCTGGCGTCCGGCCGGTTCCGGTGTGCGGCTCCGCCGCGCAGCACGCCCCGCACCACGGCACCGACCAGGGTGTCGCGCAGCGGTTCGATGATGGTGCCGAGCCGGTTCCAGACCAGCCGGGAGCCGAACGCGCCGAGCACGGCGACCGCGCCGAAGACCAGCAGCCAGGCCACGCCGATCGCCGGTCGTCCCGCACCGAACCCGCCGTCCACGGCGAGCTGGACCAGCCGCCCGGAGAGGAACGCGGGAGCGCCCTCCAGCACGGAGCACCCGAGCAGCACCAGGCCGCCGCGCCATTGCTTGCCGAGTGTCGTCCAGTACAGCTTCGTGACCGTCACGGTGTATCCGTCTCGTCCTCGGTGAACACGGCCCGGTACTCGGGCTCGGACCACAGCTCGGCGTGCGGGGCGCAGGCCCGTACCCGGCCTTCCTCCAGCCACAACACCCGGTCGGCACGGCGCGCGGTACCCGCCCGGTGCGTCACCACCACCCTGCTCCCGGTTGGCAGGCTCGACTCGATGGCGTCCTCCACCATGCGCTCGGTGACGGTGTCCAGGCTGCCGGTGGCCTCGTCCAGCACCAGCAGCCGGGGTTTGCGGACCAGCGCCCGCGCCAGGCCGAGTCGCTGCGCCTCCCCGCCGGAGAGCGGGGTCTCCTCCAGCGGGGTGCGGTAGCCGTCCGGTAGCCGCACCACCAGGTCGTGCACCTGCGCGGCGCGGCAGGCCTCGCGCACCGCGGACGGGCCGGCCCAGCTCCCGTAGGCCACCGCGTCCTGCACGGTCGCGCCGAGCAGCGCGGGCCGTTCGAAGGCGTGGCCGACGGCGGCGCGTACCTGTTCGGCGGGGAGCTGAGCCACCGGGGCCCCGTGCAGCAGCACTTCGCCCCGGTCCGGTGGCCGCAACCCCCCGAGCACCGCGGCCAGCGCCGTCTTGCCCGCCCCCGACCTGCCCACCACGGCCATGCTGCTCCCGGCGGGCACGGTGAGGTCTATGCCGTCCAGCGCGCCGTCCACCCCGACCCCGCGTAGCTCGATCTCGCCCTGGCCGGCCGGCAACGGCCGGTCGCCGTCCGGCGGCAGCGGGGAGTCCAGCACCTCGGCCAGCCGGGTGCCGCAGCCGCGTGCCCTGGACAGCGTGGTGAGTAACGGGATCTGCTGGACAAGGCTCATACCGAGGACCACGTAGCCGAGCGCGGCGAGCACATCGCCGATCGAGAGCCTGCCGGCGAGCACCCCGAAGCCCGCGGCGGTGAGCACGCCGAGCTGGACCGCGGGCAGCAGCAGCCCGGCACGCCAGACCATCCGGGCCTGGGTGCGCCACATGCCGATCCCGGCTGCGGCCAGCAGGGGCAGCGGGCGCAGCACCCTGGCGGCCTCCCGTTCCGCGGTGCCGGAGGCCGCGATGGTGCGCAGCCCGCCGACGGCGTCCAGCAGCCGGGCCGAGAGGTCACCGGAGACCTGCTGGTAGGAGAGCACGTCGGCGGCGGTGAGCCGCAGGTGGGAGCGGGCAAGCAGGAGCGCGATCGGCACACTGCCGAGAAACACCGCGGCCAACCGCCAGTCCAGCAGGGCAAGCAGCACGATCGCGCCGGTGGAGACGACCACGGCCGAGCACAGTTGCACCAGGATCGAGGCGATCTCGCCGGCTCCCGCGCAGTCGGTGGTCACCCTGCTGACCGCGTCGCCCGCGACGAAGGGCGAGCGGGCGCCGAGGCCGGTCAGCCGCCGGGTGAGCCTGCGGCGCAGCCACGCGGCCGCGCCGGCCGTCACCCTGGCGGTGATCACCACGGCGGCCACGTCGGCGACGATCTCGGAGACCCCGAGGGTGAGCAGCCAGAGCACCTTGGGCCAGGCGCGCTCGGCCGCGACCGCCGCGTCGACGGCGTCGGCGAGCGCACCCGGCAGTAGCAGCCCGGCCGTCGTGGCGACCAGGGCCGTGAGCACGAGAAGGAGTAACCGAGGGGGGTCATGTCGCAGGACCGCGAGCAACACCCGGTCACCGGGCGCACGCACGCTCGTTGGTCCCAACACGCCCCTCCTTGGGGAAGAATGAGTGGCGCGGGAGCGGCACACTTGGCCTGTGCCGCTCCCGCGCGCTCGCACTACCGTCCGATTCGGCGCCTCAGCGCCGGATCAGACCTGCCGGAACGGGCTTCAGTGGCAGGTCAGCAGGCTGACGGTGCTGTTCGCGCAGGAGGCGATCAGGCTCAGGTTGCTGGCGCCACCACCGTGGCTCGGGCCGCCGTACTCCGGCGTGTCGGCGGACTCGAGGTTCTGCAGGTCGAGAACGTGCTCCATCGGTATTTCCTTTCGGGTTTCCTACTTTCCTCCGGCCGGGGATTGACCGGGGGCTCGGGAGGAACGGTCCGGGGTGCCCAGGAAGGGCAGCACGGGTCCGTGACCGTCCACAGTGGCGGCGAGCGCGAGCAGCAGGCCCGCGCCGCCGGTCTTCAGGTCCATCGACAGCCGCAGTAGCTGGTTGCCGGGTACCGCGATCCCGCCCTCGCCGAACGGGATGCCGTGCCAGGCCAACCGGGAGAGGTGCCGGGTCACCGCTTCGGCCAGCCCCGGGTCGGGGCTGCGCCGGTCGGCCTCGGCCAGTGCGGTCATCAGGCCGGCCCGGCCGA
Proteins encoded in this region:
- a CDS encoding SapB/AmfS family lanthipeptide yields the protein MEHVLDLQNLESADTPEYGGPSHGGGASNLSLIASCANSTVSLLTCH
- a CDS encoding ABC transporter ATP-binding protein; translation: MLGPTSVRAPGDRVLLAVLRHDPPRLLLLVLTALVATTAGLLLPGALADAVDAAVAAERAWPKVLWLLTLGVSEIVADVAAVVITARVTAGAAAWLRRRLTRRLTGLGARSPFVAGDAVSRVTTDCAGAGEIASILVQLCSAVVVSTGAIVLLALLDWRLAAVFLGSVPIALLLARSHLRLTAADVLSYQQVSGDLSARLLDAVGGLRTIAASGTAEREAARVLRPLPLLAAAGIGMWRTQARMVWRAGLLLPAVQLGVLTAAGFGVLAGRLSIGDVLAALGYVVLGMSLVQQIPLLTTLSRARGCGTRLAEVLDSPLPPDGDRPLPAGQGEIELRGVGVDGALDGIDLTVPAGSSMAVVGRSGAGKTALAAVLGGLRPPDRGEVLLHGAPVAQLPAEQVRAAVGHAFERPALLGATVQDAVAYGSWAGPSAVREACRAAQVHDLVVRLPDGYRTPLEETPLSGGEAQRLGLARALVRKPRLLVLDEATGSLDTVTERMVEDAIESSLPTGSRVVVTHRAGTARRADRVLWLEEGRVRACAPHAELWSEPEYRAVFTEDETDTP
- a CDS encoding cold-shock protein; translated protein: MTQGTVKWFNSEKGFGFITPDQGDGDVFVHYSEIKGNGFRTLEENARVEFEIGQGQKGPQATSVSVI
- a CDS encoding sensor histidine kinase, translating into MTEAKRRWRLPDNLAPGWLVVQLFGTVFLAATLLTAREDEPWIWACYGACAACWTVFVLAGSRAPRFAAAMLGVAAALPTLATGPADDMTPAILGAIALGRFAALEAPGVTTIVLTGTGGTVLATASGVLAGLPADKVLGTPVVLLLFMLFGLHQRQYRVRARQAEQLLEQTRLAQAEHARAAALDERTRIAREIHDVLAHSLGALGVQLELAEAQLAEKSDVDGSLGTVRRARRLASDGLAEARNAVAALRRDVPALTEALAELAARHRRDHGTPVDFRTDGVPRAVSSATAVSLSAGAREALTNAARHAPGAAVTMVLGFGAGRVSLRVVNERTGARPARAPGFGLTGLRERIALAGGTLTAGSEGRDWRVSAEVPDG
- a CDS encoding response regulator — protein: MAEPIRVLVVDDQQVIREGLVALLGLVEGVEVTGAAGDGAAALEALVRDRVDVVLMDLRMPGLDGVAATERISRDHPETAVVVLTTYSDDDSIAGALRAGARGYLTKDAGRTEITAALHSAAAGQSTFAADVSSRLVAALDPPAGDRVPPDGLTAREAEVLGLIGAGLSNAEIAGRLFIGETTVKTHINNAFAKIGVRNRAEAVRYAYRNDLSGS
- a CDS encoding ATP-binding cassette domain-containing protein, which translates into the protein MTVTKLYWTTLGKQWRGGLVLLGCSVLEGAPAFLSGRLVQLAVDGGFGAGRPAIGVAWLLVFGAVAVLGAFGSRLVWNRLGTIIEPLRDTLVGAVVRGVLRGGAAHRNRPDASGVARITQHIEVIRDATAGLLVQARGMVVTTVSALAGLFTVAGTLAWVVAVPVVASMVLFACLLPTLAGRQRALAIADERTAESAGEVLAGLRDVVACGAEPTAIAAVDARIDAQATAKVRMAVATAMRTLVIAIGAFLPLVLVLVMAPGMVAAGQLTAGAALGSLVYLASTMQPALQGLASTASTVVLRLLVALRRLGEAGAGAGAVPEAGTRVPDGRELVARGLTFGWGAHAEPIVADLDLDLSPGDHLAVVGPSGIGKSTLAGLVTGMLAPERGEVRLGGVPVREIRPDSRHRLIALTPQESYVFAGTVRENLSLFAPSASESHLLAAAEAVGAGRLVERLGGLNGSVAHGGEGLSTGEVQLLALARLYASPAEVIVLDEATANLDAAAEARVERAFAERGGVLVVIAHRLSSALRADRVLVMDGRDTLLGGHGELLVSSPRYAELMQAWDGSLTRVPPAALPASRAAAR
- a CDS encoding acyl-CoA thioesterase, giving the protein MQPSYPHWETVPTRWKDNDVYGHMNNAVHYSIMDTVINTWLIREGGLDIHDGDTIGLCVESRCNYHAATAFPESLAVGLRVGKLGGSSVRYEVGIHRQDRETVVAEGHFVHVFVDRETRRPRPISGRLRDSLAALLVEPG